The stretch of DNA ggagtcttccgctgtagccttagtttatttacatttcagttagacagtcgtttgagaataatgtattgcacttttaattggtttcatggattgtaactattcgttaaactatttataataaatgttgtttcgttattgttgtttgattatcattgcctcgggtaaccgagatggtaatgtcttcatacctgagtggtcctggtaaggcacttggagtatgggggtgttacaaccagTACGCCAGGCTCTCCGCACAAACTCCGAGTACTCGAGCTCGGAAAGGAAAAGAGCATCGTTGCTCGCTCCTCCAAGGTCAGCcgtcctctcagcctctgaaggctcccgaaacatcgtccgtggaggttCGAGGGAAACCAcaaaaggctccctaaacatcgtccgtggagggtgcctactcatccaaaaccgatctcctattatACCCATGTcaagttcattttattagacacacctaggttaattttggttcattggtttaggttccaacattgtggctctgataccactttgtaacaccaccTTCTTACCGGGCCAAGGAAATGAGAGGATGTTACcaactcggtttcccgaggcaattaaatcagaattacaattaagaaacaacttaaataaataataaatttaatgatttacaacaaatgaataaatgaataacaaatgTGAACTAGGCATACAAGTTGTCTACCATCTAAGTTATCTATCCATgctactcgactccaagtccgaTGCTCGTAGCGTCTCCCGCGTGACATCAAAACAATTTGTACTTAACCTTctccccatatgatcagaaatatcatatggatcgacacaggccatccCGAATATAGGTGATAATTACACAGACatacaacacgtcagtttcaataaataaatataagacaCACATGATAAATAACTATGCAACATACGAAAGATGTAAATGACATACAATTACCAtgtcggtaccgggacacgcccaggcgTACCCATAACCACCGGTGTCaaggacacgcccacgacactaCACCACACCATCAGTACCATGACGCCCAGACATACAGGTCCAGAAGCCAACCAGATCTCCTGCCAGGCGTCGTGTCTCacccacacgcgtccctccgaactcaagccattaatgtgcacatccctcttggagtgggaagctccaaaggtgactcaagcgtaagacgatcTCCCAACCGTCCTACGTCTCATCAACAACCAAGTAGCACAACCAACGACCTCCAATACAACACAAAAATAACCACACGTGAAAAATGTAATACAACACCAGTTATGTGGCTCATCATACACTAAATCCCAACATGTTATGGATAACAATTCTTTAATTACCAACATGATATACAAATCGACTCACACATGAAATGATGATAAAGGACACACAAATATGCACTGTAGTTATTGAAACCGAGTaagataaacctaccttttagcatatctTCATAAGCCAACCGAAACCACTAAGAATCCATATCctaaaccgtctcatcctacataattaCATAATAACAATCACAAGGTATTCtacaataactaataatactaattaCTCCCTAATTactccacttaattaatcaaattCTAATCAAAATCCCATAATACAATTACTAACAAGGTTAGGGTTTACTAATTAAGAATCAAAGAAAAAAGTTGGGTATAACTTACAAGTGCCAATGAATAACCAAGAACAAGTATTTGAGATCAAATCCCCCAAAGCATGGACTAAATCTAGAGGATAATTGTAGTATGTGTTTTGTGAGTATTAAAGTGAGGAGAGAACTCTGAAAAGTTAGGGTGAAAAGTTAGGGTTAAAAGGATAAGGCTCTCACGCATTTTTAGTGACAGCGACAGGTCACTCGGTGGAGTGctcggttcactcggtcgagtgaggctCTCCCCTCAACCAAGTGAACCATCAACTCGGTCGAGAGACACACAATAGGAGCTCTAGGTTGCTGGCCagagggcactcggtcgagtggcgtgctactcggtcgagtgctggtggcacttggtcgagtgccaCCTCCACTTGGTCAAGTGCTACCTTTACTCTATATAGTGCCAGCTGCACTTGGTCTAGTGCCAACTGCACTTGATCTAGTGCCAACTGCACTCGGTCTATTGCCAATTGCACTTGGTCTAGTGTACGGTCATCTTTTATTTTCGAGTACAGGTGGGTCCCTTGAGGTGTCCAGAGGTCATTTGTGGGTTCTaaaatatccgggtattacacTTTGGATGTCCCTTTGTGGAAATGGGAATCCATCTCCATGGATTTTGTTATGGTACtacctaagaccgttggtggaaaggatgtcGTTTGGGTAATCGTGGATAGATTGACGAAAtgtgctaggttcattcctatTAAAGAGACATGGAATTTGGATCGACTTGCTAGTGCCTATGTTGAGGAGATTATTCGTTATCATGGTGCTCCACAAGAGATTGTTTTGGATCGTAAGATGTTGGAAACTGAAATGACCCAATTAGCTTCATCGAGCTCCCAAAGACAAATTAAAAGGGGTACTTACCACCTCATGGTAAGCACGAAACTGTCCATGCCATCCATTTGAGAAGTGACAAAAACTATGAGGGACCGATGATGCTTGTTAAagaagattgatgaggcaagaaACAAGGATAAGGGTTTAGTGCAAGAAAGAGTGTTAGGAAAAGAGAATGAAAGGAAAGCTTTGAAGAAGAGTAACAAAGTGATGGATTCTACCACTAATGGAATTCCAACGAAGAATGAAGAAAAGAGTAAGGAAGAGGAGCCTATCACTGTTAGGTTTCCCTTTTAAACTATACAAGCCAAACCCAAGTTCGAtaaacaacttggaaagttcataaATATTGTGAAGAACTTGTAAGTGTCCATTCCATTTACGGAGTTAATCAAACACGTACCAGCATACGCTGAGTACATAAAGAATATTCTCACCAAGAAAAGGTCCATTGTTAAGATGAAAACCATGGCCTTTTCCGATACAAGTGGTGTAATTCCCAAAGAAAATTTACCTCATAAGCTTAAGAATCCCGAAAGCTTGTTTATTCCATGCACAATAGGTGACACCACCATCGAGAAAGCTTTGTGTGACCTTAGCGCTAATGTGAGTGTCATGCTATATTCGGTATACGAAAAGCTAAGAATGGAAGAGTTGAAATGTAGAAGCATGACATTACAAATGTCGGACCATAAGAAGCCACTTGAGGTGTTCGAAGATGTGCCCGTGAGAGTAGGAACGTTTTTCATACGGGTAGACTTCGTGTTTGTTGATATGGTGGAAGATGGCAAGTTAACAATCATTCTTAGGAGACCTTTCTTCCACACTTCCGGGGCGGTAATTGACGTGAAAGTTGGAATGTCGACCCTTGAGGTTTGGGATGAGAAAGTAACATTTAATCTTAACAAAGACATGAAAGCTCCCTATCTAAATAAACCATGCTTTGGGGTCGACCATGCTAGAAAAGAGGTTAATTACCAGAAGTCGGGATCCCCATTTTCTGACCCTgtaaaggaagagattcctactAGGGGAGGTAAAGTGAAGATGTCCAATTGGAAAGAAGAAGTTGATGAGATTGAAATAGCTCTACTTATCGAGCTTTGTATTTTTGGCAACAATTCAATGGGGATAGTTTAAAAGGCTCGGGTTATTAGACTGGTAATGATGGGAACATTGATGGTTCAAAAGACAAGAATGAAGAAGTGACTATGTCTAGTCATAACACTTACACCTGAGGGGGCAAGATAGAAGAAGTAAGCGGTCTATgagatgatgagtttgaagggttagTCAACCCATATGTAGGAAATGCAATAATCCTAGACAAAGGCCTCGAGAATCCTTATGACAAGAGTTTGATATGGGATTCCCAAGCAATGAAAGTGATAAGGAACCCAAGTTTACTTGGAACTTTTACATAAAGTATGAGCAAGCCTTTGATTACTTCTTTGGAACATTGAACAACATCAACAACGTCTTTGCTCTTCCACCTTGACTTGCTTTTAAAAGGATAAGACTTTGGTAAAGTCCTCCCTAAACAACCAATTGTAAATATTATAACTTCTTAACTTGAACTTACTTAAGTTTATTGCATTGCACTTAAGTTACATTCATTTAACCGTTTTTGCATAAGAGCAAGCGATGGAGGGTTACTAATTATGCATTGATTGTGTCTAGAAGATAGAAATCAAGTGTGGGGATACATTTTCCTAGACTAAGAAGGCCTAAGGAGTCCCAACAACATGCTAGGAGGGCCAAAAAGGAGAAAAATATGAGCTAAGAGAGGATCCACACAAGTTGGCCCAAACTCGTGAGAGCTAGAGCCAAGAGGAACAATGAGAAGATTCTTGCCAGCCAAATCGCTCGAGCCTATAATCAAGTCGAGTGATTCGAAAGCCAGCTCGAGCGAGTCACGCTACAAGTCGCTCAAGTCGGCTGCTTTGTTGATCCATTACTGCCAAGTCGCCCGAGCCAGAACTCAGGCCGAGAGAGTTGAAGCTCTTCAATGGCTTAAAACACGAGACTCCCCTTCTCTTCTTCCACATTTCTATTCttcatttaaacataaaacaccCTTCTTTCTCTATAACCCTCAAAATCGAAACATCCAAACATCATCTACCCATTCAAAATCATCAAACAAACCATCACAAACATAAATTTTCCTAAATCAAATAACTCCTTTACCAATTTTTAGCCGTCAAAACATCAAAATCACCCAAAAATTGACCCACCCAATTCTAGGGTTTGGGTatttcgaaattttcaaattaGGAAGATTGAAGCTTGAATTTTGGATTAAGGAAGCATTATCAAGCATCATTGAGGCTAATTGGTACTTAAATTGTCAATCTTTCGAAgaaattaaatttattttaagCGAAGCTCATCAATGGTAAGAACTAAGGAAAAATGGCAAGCACCAAGTGCCCTAAAATTCTCAAAGAGGTAAAAGGTGTTGGCTTTAAGGGCAATCCCGTCCAAGAAGTATTAGAAGAACAAGCTTCAATTCCATAAATTTAACAATTGGATGCATATCCTGAGGTAAAATTTCTTGACAAATCTCATAAGCTAGTCTTTTCATCTCTACTCCATAAGAAGGTCATTGCCACGAAATTTGTTTGTCATGAGACCCTACGACAACTCATAATTCATGAAGGTTTACGAGACAATTCTTTGAGTCCATGAGTTTGAAAACCTTCTTTCACATGAATGAGCCTTCTTATCCATCCCTTACCCTTGAATTTATAATCTCCTTAATGACGTTTAAAATTGAAGATAGGAATTATATGGAATTAAGTCTTGAGAATGTGTCGAGAAAAATGACTATGTCGGGATTTGGTAAAGTGTTTGGAATAAAAACCTGATATAATTGTTCAAGAAATCACCCAACTTGGATGCCAAGCCCATTTGGAAGGCTCTTACCGGTACAACATTCACCGCATTTAGAGAATGCAATTCTCTTTTTGTCCGTTTTCCAGGTATACGATATTGGCAGGTTTATTTCCAACACGATAATTTCTAGGA from Silene latifolia isolate original U9 population chromosome 10, ASM4854445v1, whole genome shotgun sequence encodes:
- the LOC141607950 gene encoding uncharacterized protein LOC141607950, which produces MAFSDTSGVIPKENLPHKLKNPESLFIPCTIGDTTIEKALCDLSANVSVMLYSVYEKLRMEELKCRSMTLQMSDHKKPLEVFEDVPVRVGTFFIRVDFVFVDMVEDGKLTIILRRPFFHTSGAVIDVKVGMSTLEVWDEKVTFNLNKDMKAPYLNKPCFGVDHARKEVNYQKSGSPFSDPVKEEIPTRGGKVKMSNWKEEVDEIEIALLIELCIFGNNSMGIV